A window of the Oscillospiraceae bacterium genome harbors these coding sequences:
- a CDS encoding YodL domain-containing protein, translating into MAWESKFSPGERTNYKKQQIKELKDTLNKALQSYQQHPEQIAELLSFRSKFYNYSLRNAELIQKQNNGATFVASFNDWKEKGFTVNKGQHGIKIFVPTLLSVFKALDENGNEYLKRVTQATPAEKTKIAAGEIKTRQQIYYKIGSVFDISQTSCPVEEYPKFYSMGYASEQHAALYNAVKKFAAGSGLSVLEGDVKSISLRGFYMPNENAITISDKLNDSEKLSTLTHELGHAIMALNFSDKEFAANMHIREFEADAISIALQSAVGLSLTTSRINHFKEHYGACAKLGDEFHLEQCLGEIDTAFRGMYQKLSPYLEEVRQIVAPVQNSETKAQPQTEATEKLHKPAPGDILGRLFSRTASSPSQEEDNTQDSIIKEKVAEKQVQQEESREAQAAAAVGAAAAVAASMVPKGRIRDALIAAGVDKALADAAALSAQKTLLQAQPATCILYQIANEKSAEFGKSLLSLEKSDLGVRQRNYKVVYTAELAAGETLDALYARLNLDTPEDFKVRPIGIGDVITVERGGEKQAFFLDTDGFQEVPEFLTKIPNHSLSERIDEVLAGKTERASDIYVCDTPKVLMDYAGMKQLPMFLSQSHLKKIVSSNGHAINPKQVKSLEFLLRNPVIVMDSMTVPGSKVVVTEEKDASNRPIVVAIKPDGHGRYELSQMSSNFITSMYGRNDFLSFDESGKISPDCFLGRAVSQHKIICVDKEKSHELKKSHELIGEAGLQLPGAFISHDSFIPSISKNEPNVNTSEPSDRENFSGSEGNEVRQNVASASPQETEKEVIGAPTGPNNQEAAYYREQRKKEQQRREELDYLKSRVNILDLASDLGYTVIKNGTHHVLKEHPSCTFYQENGSNSFYRFSRGYGGSTIDFVLHMNEDDNLNLSLHTTRDAIEYLKNRYMWNRTEAAQRSSATPVKRQSEAEERKPFILPQRAEGQAKHMFAYLTKTRAIDREILQDCVKRGLCYEDTSHNSVFVGKDKDGKDVFATRHTSMSDSSWKRDVAGSDESCGWYVNNNAHRLYVTEAPIDALSMMTLLKQNGQDLDSANYLATTGTGKLSVLYKRLEEDPEIHTVVLAFDNDNAGSFATGYASEEIKRSYPDKEIKIYPIPAGKDVNAYLQQKTKTVAPDLKKRDRIPNPGKPPAERTAALSPEF; encoded by the coding sequence ATGGCTTGGGAAAGTAAGTTTTCGCCAGGGGAACGAACCAATTACAAGAAACAGCAGATCAAAGAACTGAAAGATACACTCAACAAAGCTCTACAATCCTACCAGCAACATCCTGAACAGATTGCGGAGCTTCTTTCATTCCGATCAAAATTTTATAATTATTCGCTGCGCAATGCAGAACTCATTCAAAAGCAAAACAATGGTGCAACCTTTGTTGCCTCTTTTAACGACTGGAAGGAAAAAGGGTTCACGGTCAATAAGGGACAGCATGGGATAAAAATATTTGTTCCGACACTTTTATCTGTATTCAAGGCTTTGGATGAAAATGGGAATGAGTATTTGAAGCGCGTAACGCAGGCAACTCCGGCGGAAAAAACGAAAATCGCCGCCGGAGAAATTAAGACTCGCCAGCAAATATATTATAAGATTGGCTCGGTGTTTGATATTTCGCAGACCAGTTGTCCGGTGGAGGAATACCCAAAATTCTACAGTATGGGATACGCCTCAGAGCAGCACGCTGCTCTGTACAATGCTGTGAAAAAGTTTGCGGCAGGTAGCGGTCTTTCCGTTTTAGAAGGAGATGTCAAGTCCATTTCCCTGCGCGGCTTCTACATGCCAAATGAAAATGCAATTACCATCAGCGACAAACTCAATGACTCCGAAAAGCTTTCTACATTGACGCACGAACTTGGCCACGCCATTATGGCTCTGAATTTTAGCGACAAAGAGTTTGCTGCTAATATGCACATCAGGGAATTTGAAGCGGATGCCATCAGTATCGCGCTGCAAAGTGCCGTTGGCCTCTCCCTGACAACCAGCCGCATCAACCATTTCAAAGAGCACTATGGGGCTTGCGCGAAACTCGGTGATGAATTTCACCTTGAGCAATGTCTCGGGGAGATTGATACCGCCTTTCGGGGTATGTATCAGAAGCTATCCCCCTATCTGGAGGAAGTGCGACAAATTGTCGCACCTGTGCAGAACAGCGAAACCAAAGCGCAGCCACAAACGGAAGCAACGGAGAAATTGCACAAGCCTGCGCCTGGCGATATTCTGGGCAGGCTGTTTAGCAGAACCGCTTCTTCCCCCTCGCAGGAGGAAGATAACACTCAGGACTCCATCATCAAAGAAAAAGTAGCGGAAAAGCAGGTGCAGCAGGAAGAATCCAGAGAGGCGCAGGCCGCTGCCGCTGTTGGTGCTGCCGCGGCAGTTGCCGCTTCCATGGTTCCTAAAGGCAGGATCCGCGACGCGCTGATTGCCGCTGGTGTTGACAAAGCCCTGGCAGATGCTGCTGCTTTGTCAGCCCAAAAGACGCTGCTGCAGGCGCAGCCCGCAACCTGTATTTTGTATCAGATTGCAAATGAAAAGTCCGCCGAGTTTGGGAAGTCACTGCTTAGCCTTGAGAAAAGCGACCTTGGTGTGCGGCAAAGGAACTACAAAGTCGTCTATACCGCAGAACTCGCGGCAGGGGAAACACTAGACGCGCTGTATGCCAGGCTCAACCTGGATACGCCGGAGGACTTCAAGGTCCGGCCCATTGGCATTGGCGACGTCATCACGGTGGAGCGCGGCGGTGAAAAACAAGCCTTCTTTTTGGATACGGACGGGTTCCAGGAGGTGCCGGAGTTCCTCACAAAAATACCGAATCATTCCCTATCTGAGCGCATTGACGAAGTTCTTGCGGGCAAAACAGAACGCGCTAGTGACATTTATGTCTGTGATACACCAAAAGTGCTGATGGACTATGCCGGTATGAAGCAGCTGCCTATGTTTTTAAGCCAAAGTCATTTGAAGAAAATTGTCAGTTCCAATGGACATGCGATTAACCCAAAGCAGGTAAAGTCGCTTGAATTTTTACTTAGAAATCCGGTCATTGTGATGGATTCCATGACTGTTCCGGGAAGCAAAGTTGTGGTGACAGAAGAAAAAGACGCCAGCAACCGCCCAATTGTTGTTGCCATTAAACCGGATGGCCATGGGCGTTATGAGCTATCACAAATGAGCAGTAACTTTATTACCAGTATGTACGGAAGAAATGATTTCCTTTCATTTGATGAAAGCGGTAAGATTTCTCCTGATTGCTTCCTTGGCAGAGCAGTATCGCAGCATAAAATCATCTGCGTAGACAAAGAAAAGAGCCATGAACTTAAAAAGAGCCATGAACTTATAGGGGAAGCCGGGCTACAATTGCCCGGGGCCTTTATAAGTCATGACTCATTTATACCTAGTATATCCAAAAATGAGCCAAATGTCAATACTTCGGAGCCTTCAGACAGAGAAAATTTTTCCGGTTCTGAAGGCAATGAAGTACGACAAAACGTCGCATCTGCTTCCCCGCAGGAAACCGAAAAAGAGGTCATCGGGGCCCCCACAGGGCCGAATAACCAGGAGGCGGCCTATTATCGGGAGCAGCGAAAAAAGGAACAGCAGAGGCGCGAAGAACTGGATTACCTGAAAAGCCGCGTCAACATTTTGGACCTGGCAAGCGACCTCGGCTATACCGTAATCAAAAACGGCACGCATCATGTCTTAAAGGAACATCCATCCTGCACGTTTTACCAGGAGAACGGCAGCAATTCTTTCTACCGCTTTTCCCGTGGGTACGGCGGCAGTACCATTGATTTTGTGCTGCACATGAATGAGGACGATAATCTGAATCTTTCTCTGCACACCACCCGTGACGCGATTGAATACCTCAAAAACCGCTACATGTGGAACCGTACAGAAGCGGCTCAGAGATCTTCGGCGACGCCCGTCAAAAGGCAAAGTGAAGCAGAAGAAAGGAAGCCTTTTATTCTGCCACAGCGTGCAGAGGGCCAGGCAAAGCATATGTTTGCTTATTTAACGAAGACCAGAGCCATTGACCGTGAGATCCTACAAGACTGCGTAAAGCGCGGCCTTTGCTATGAAGATACGTCGCACAATTCCGTCTTTGTCGGCAAAGACAAGGACGGCAAGGATGTCTTTGCAACCCGCCACACCAGCATGAGCGACAGCAGCTGGAAGCGGGATGTCGCGGGAAGCGACGAATCCTGCGGCTGGTATGTCAACAACAATGCCCACCGTCTCTACGTCACTGAAGCGCCGATCGATGCGCTGTCTATGATGACGCTGCTGAAACAGAATGGACAGGACCTCGATTCTGCCAACTATCTTGCCACCACGGGGACGGGAAAACTCAGCGTGCTCTATAAGCGTCTGGAAGAAGACCCGGAAATCCATACGGTGGTACTCGCATTTGACAATGACAACGCCGGAAGTTTTGCCACAGGGTACGCAAGCGAAGAGATCAAGCGCTCTTATCCGGATAAGGAAATAAAAATCTATCCCATTCCCGCCGGAAAGGATGTGAATGCGTATTTACAGCAAAAGACAAAGACGGTTGCACCAGATCTTAAGAAGCGCGACCGTATACCGAACCCCGGCAAGCCGCCAGCGGAGAGAACTGCCGCGCTCTCTCCAGAATTTTAA
- a CDS encoding pilin, with translation MKENKSALTYRQRRHRVTALAIPFIIAIVSSMMCLFCFAAVDTSGINATLNNITLVVQAIGGGMAIVCIVWIGIKYMTGGREGMLDAKKQTVCLVVGLICVCSAPAIKSLIVSMSGFH, from the coding sequence ATGAAAGAAAACAAATCTGCACTTACCTACCGGCAGCGCCGGCACCGGGTCACTGCCCTTGCCATTCCGTTTATCATTGCAATCGTATCCAGCATGATGTGCCTGTTTTGTTTTGCTGCTGTGGATACTTCGGGGATCAACGCCACACTGAATAACATTACTCTGGTTGTCCAGGCGATTGGAGGCGGCATGGCGATTGTCTGCATCGTCTGGATCGGCATCAAATACATGACCGGCGGGCGCGAGGGGATGTTAGATGCAAAGAAGCAGACCGTGTGTCTCGTTGTTGGTCTCATCTGTGTCTGCTCAGCTCCGGCAATTAAGTCTCTGATCGTCAGCATGAGCGGTTTCCACTGA
- a CDS encoding type IV secretory system conjugative DNA transfer family protein, with amino-acid sequence MKRKNLNPKEKFRFRMQRFLSRRPVVIAASVLHGLLWFILMNFGIQFLYGATECVRTRRFLFSAPNPFCLTARLWWIYLIGGAVIAAFSVKFGFHMIYSYEPLADSDAKGGQRWTTIRELKEQYRSIPECCTPQQAQISSVEYEGDIDGKGGVPISRVGKRIFIDDGAVNNLIIGMTRSGKGETFVFPTIDIFSRPRLLADKASLILSDPKGELAATASDTLRRRGYDVYVFNLKPPMDGLSYNPLELIKQTYISYLEKKEAATGLPDGPEKAALIIKADAESGAAETYAKSLAYIINFDPNAKEKIWQEWSTSITTAAILAIVCDCCESARRCQQTGDEAGAQRWYNRITMYSVARFIVDYCKPDPDNPNAVPALDKIIMSKEWAAKYQYSPVNAADNRTKGNITAETMAKLNQLLLTPIAKLTAKNDLSFENIGFGEKPVALFLVTPDSDHSNDFILSMFITQLYQALCRRADEMPGNRCAREVRFELDEFGNIPPIPHMETMITVCLGRNIRFDLIIQSYAQLETLYGKAAAETIIGNCGNQYFLKSGDTDTAKKFSAMVGNHTIAVNSRYGSPLDMHKSMQESTDAKPLINENDLQKLVLGENVIVRFMHQVDLKGRPINQYPIFNYAKTRMKPRYQYLSHTFPAGKSFSDLNLITSCTHIDVNLATLAYTPGILFEDTTGNRAATQTEPTADEERQYEDHTNDPLLACLDGKARTYLVDIIKTTAAFTDAQTEELPAMTITQFETALQESLKNGRIRNSVYEELWSTANKAVILNNEKGADEP; translated from the coding sequence TTGAAACGAAAAAACTTGAATCCCAAAGAGAAGTTCCGGTTTCGTATGCAGCGCTTTCTCTCCCGCCGCCCGGTTGTCATCGCCGCCAGCGTCCTTCATGGCCTCCTCTGGTTTATACTGATGAATTTTGGAATACAGTTCCTTTACGGCGCGACGGAATGTGTCCGAACCAGGCGATTCCTCTTTTCTGCTCCGAATCCGTTCTGTCTGACGGCGCGGCTGTGGTGGATATATCTGATCGGTGGCGCTGTCATCGCGGCTTTTTCCGTAAAATTTGGTTTTCACATGATTTATTCCTATGAACCGCTTGCAGATTCTGACGCCAAAGGTGGACAACGCTGGACAACTATACGTGAACTAAAAGAGCAATACCGCTCTATTCCGGAATGCTGTACGCCGCAGCAAGCGCAAATTTCATCCGTTGAGTATGAGGGTGATATTGACGGAAAAGGAGGGGTTCCCATCAGTCGTGTGGGGAAAAGAATCTTTATTGATGACGGCGCGGTCAACAACTTGATTATTGGCATGACACGCAGCGGCAAAGGCGAAACCTTCGTTTTTCCCACGATTGATATTTTTAGCCGTCCGCGCCTGCTCGCAGACAAAGCAAGTTTAATTCTTTCCGACCCAAAGGGAGAGCTGGCCGCAACTGCAAGCGATACCCTGCGCCGCCGTGGGTACGACGTCTATGTCTTTAACCTCAAGCCACCGATGGACGGCCTGTCCTATAACCCGCTGGAGCTGATAAAGCAAACTTATATCTCGTATCTTGAGAAAAAGGAGGCTGCTACAGGACTGCCGGATGGGCCAGAAAAGGCCGCGCTGATTATCAAGGCAGACGCGGAAAGCGGCGCTGCGGAGACCTACGCAAAGTCCTTAGCTTACATTATTAATTTTGATCCGAACGCAAAGGAAAAAATTTGGCAAGAATGGAGTACGTCCATTACGACCGCCGCAATCCTGGCTATTGTGTGTGACTGCTGCGAATCCGCACGACGCTGCCAGCAAACCGGCGACGAAGCAGGCGCGCAGCGGTGGTATAACCGTATCACGATGTACTCGGTTGCGCGATTCATCGTCGATTACTGCAAACCGGATCCGGACAATCCCAACGCAGTACCTGCTTTGGATAAAATTATTATGTCAAAAGAATGGGCTGCAAAATACCAGTACAGCCCGGTCAACGCTGCTGATAACCGCACAAAAGGCAACATCACAGCAGAGACAATGGCAAAATTGAATCAGCTTCTGCTAACCCCGATTGCGAAACTTACCGCAAAGAATGACCTAAGCTTTGAAAATATAGGCTTTGGGGAAAAGCCAGTTGCCCTCTTTTTGGTTACGCCAGACAGCGACCACAGCAACGATTTTATTCTCTCCATGTTTATCACACAGCTCTATCAGGCGCTTTGCAGGAGAGCCGATGAAATGCCGGGAAACCGGTGCGCCCGGGAAGTCCGGTTTGAACTGGACGAGTTCGGCAACATCCCCCCTATCCCTCACATGGAAACGATGATTACCGTCTGCCTTGGCCGGAACATCCGCTTTGACCTCATTATCCAGTCCTACGCGCAGCTGGAAACGCTCTACGGAAAGGCCGCCGCCGAAACGATTATCGGGAACTGCGGCAACCAGTATTTTTTAAAGTCCGGCGATACCGATACCGCGAAGAAATTTTCCGCCATGGTGGGCAACCACACAATCGCCGTCAATTCCCGCTACGGGTCCCCGCTGGACATGCACAAGAGTATGCAGGAATCCACCGATGCGAAGCCACTTATCAATGAAAATGACCTGCAAAAGCTGGTCCTTGGGGAAAACGTCATTGTCCGCTTTATGCATCAGGTGGATTTAAAAGGCAGGCCTATCAACCAATACCCGATTTTCAACTACGCAAAAACCCGCATGAAACCCAGGTATCAGTACCTTTCTCACACTTTTCCGGCAGGAAAGTCCTTCTCGGACCTGAATCTGATTACTTCGTGCACGCATATCGACGTCAACCTGGCCACGCTTGCCTATACCCCGGGAATTCTGTTCGAGGATACCACCGGAAATAGAGCGGCTACACAAACAGAGCCGACCGCTGACGAAGAACGGCAATATGAAGACCACACGAACGATCCCCTCCTTGCTTGCCTGGATGGAAAAGCAAGAACCTATCTGGTGGATATTATAAAGACAACTGCCGCGTTTACTGATGCCCAAACCGAGGAACTCCCCGCGATGACTATAACACAGTTTGAGACGGCGTTACAGGAATCGCTAAAAAATGGCCGCATCAGAAACAGCGTTTACGAGGAACTGTGGAGCACCGCAAACAAAGCGGTGATTTTGAACAATGAGAAAGGAGCAGACGAACCATGA
- a CDS encoding DUF5592 family protein, producing MHRKAYIPKNLSEEIKLFTFARSSFYFKDLLTVAVFAGMFFLCSSSVNSWFIVPYVIFACVISVYLVLPATATNPGKRNWEAIALMLAKDRRTVFSLNPQRTTGYDILKTLPAEKEKSNESR from the coding sequence ATGCACAGAAAAGCCTACATACCCAAAAATCTTTCGGAGGAAATCAAGCTCTTTACGTTTGCCCGCTCCTCCTTTTACTTTAAAGATCTGCTGACAGTTGCCGTCTTTGCCGGTATGTTTTTCCTCTGTTCCAGCAGTGTAAATTCGTGGTTTATCGTGCCCTATGTGATTTTTGCCTGCGTTATCTCTGTCTATCTGGTGCTTCCGGCCACTGCGACAAACCCCGGCAAGCGCAATTGGGAAGCAATTGCCCTGATGCTTGCCAAGGACCGCCGGACTGTGTTTTCTCTCAATCCGCAGCGCACGACAGGCTATGATATTTTAAAAACGCTACCCGCAGAAAAGGAGAAGAGCAATGAATCAAGATGA
- a CDS encoding DUF87 domain-containing protein, which translates to MKNPKEKKKALAPPRKILYLENDPAFAKKAGYNPYLMTKIQPEGNLDFSDVKFIRIGSSYTACLQITEMPQEPLDFWGQFLVNIDEANVTIDLGNPDQKDAKEKLDRSIMELESRPSKSSEQDIDTVNRHELLLSIQNDVVRDHEKFKEMVIRYFISGQSKEVVDKKIEHVKARLAEQKFCAQVFLNEQEYEMRSITQPLSHQIKNINHRRGIFIPSYALGLSWPLNNSRLDDPHGNLIGVTSSGQYVHYDMFYKSASRKSYDGVVVGNKGSGKSTLLKLLIKYAAIKDNYIRILDCTGEYSFFTKVLGGTVVSMDGSSGRLNLLEIFPGGEKNADTFAQHLSKLNTFLKFVAPDSTDNDRNEFEEYARELYKETGIYDPQEKDAETKQITGLPPEKYPQLSDLLKLIQRDLYIDMDTHTINKNLSESKRNRLEGLELTVRNLVQSYPNLFDGKTTLPNLTDQKVVVYNVQNISKMKDEIFQAQLFNILNLMLSDMVRIGGKSKRQYEAGKETWEVPHLLLVVDEAHRFINTNNLLVLDYMTRILREGRKYFTSLFFASQSIRDFAPEAKEGAGVDKLKGLFEQVQYKFIMQQDSNSVSLLKSVFGDSITTGQLEMIPQFQTGEAVFLTGEDNLHMSVLAGKEDIERFQGGA; encoded by the coding sequence ATGAAAAATCCAAAAGAAAAGAAAAAGGCTCTGGCACCGCCGCGAAAGATCCTCTACCTTGAAAACGACCCTGCCTTTGCCAAAAAGGCTGGCTATAACCCGTACCTGATGACCAAAATTCAGCCGGAGGGAAACCTTGATTTTTCAGATGTCAAATTTATAAGGATCGGCTCCAGCTATACCGCTTGTCTGCAAATTACAGAAATGCCGCAGGAGCCACTCGACTTTTGGGGACAGTTTTTAGTCAATATCGACGAGGCAAACGTCACAATTGACTTGGGAAATCCCGACCAGAAGGACGCGAAGGAGAAGCTGGACCGCTCCATTATGGAGTTGGAAAGTCGCCCGTCAAAGTCGTCCGAGCAGGATATTGACACTGTAAACCGGCACGAACTGCTGCTCAGCATTCAAAACGATGTGGTGCGCGACCATGAAAAATTTAAAGAGATGGTGATTCGGTATTTCATTTCCGGGCAGAGCAAAGAGGTAGTCGATAAGAAAATCGAGCATGTCAAAGCGCGCCTCGCGGAACAAAAATTCTGCGCGCAGGTTTTCCTCAATGAACAGGAATACGAAATGCGCTCTATCACGCAGCCGCTTTCCCATCAGATTAAAAACATTAATCACCGGCGCGGTATTTTCATTCCCTCCTACGCGCTGGGCCTTTCCTGGCCGCTGAATAATTCGCGGCTGGATGACCCGCACGGAAACTTAATCGGTGTAACCAGTTCCGGGCAGTACGTCCATTACGACATGTTTTATAAGAGCGCGTCCCGCAAATCATATGACGGCGTGGTCGTTGGGAATAAGGGCAGCGGCAAGTCTACACTTTTAAAGCTGCTGATTAAGTACGCCGCGATTAAGGACAACTACATCCGCATCCTCGACTGCACGGGCGAATATTCCTTCTTTACGAAAGTGCTGGGCGGAACCGTGGTATCTATGGACGGCTCAAGCGGCAGGCTCAACCTGCTTGAGATTTTTCCCGGTGGGGAAAAGAATGCGGACACATTTGCGCAGCATCTTTCAAAATTAAACACGTTCTTAAAATTTGTCGCGCCGGACTCTACAGACAACGATCGTAACGAATTTGAAGAGTATGCCAGAGAGCTTTATAAAGAGACCGGCATCTATGATCCGCAGGAAAAGGACGCCGAAACAAAACAAATTACCGGCCTTCCTCCCGAAAAATATCCACAGCTCAGCGACCTTTTAAAATTGATTCAGCGCGACTTATATATTGACATGGACACGCATACGATCAACAAAAACCTCTCCGAGTCGAAGCGCAACCGGCTGGAGGGTCTGGAGCTGACGGTGCGAAATCTGGTACAGTCTTACCCGAATCTGTTTGACGGAAAGACCACTTTACCGAATCTTACAGATCAGAAAGTCGTCGTCTATAACGTTCAGAACATTTCAAAAATGAAGGATGAAATCTTTCAGGCGCAGCTTTTCAACATTCTGAACCTGATGCTTTCCGATATGGTTCGTATCGGCGGAAAGAGTAAAAGGCAGTACGAGGCGGGCAAAGAAACGTGGGAAGTGCCCCATCTCCTTCTGGTTGTAGACGAGGCACACCGCTTCATCAACACAAACAATTTGCTGGTGCTGGATTACATGACGCGCATTCTGCGTGAGGGACGCAAATATTTTACGTCCCTGTTTTTTGCGAGTCAGAGTATCCGCGATTTCGCGCCGGAGGCCAAAGAAGGAGCCGGAGTTGACAAGCTGAAGGGACTCTTTGAGCAGGTGCAATACAAATTTATCATGCAGCAGGATAGCAACTCTGTCAGTCTGCTAAAGAGTGTGTTTGGCGACAGCATTACCACCGGACAGCTCGAAATGATTCCGCAGTTCCAGACCGGCGAGGCGGTTTTCCTCACTGGCGAAGATAATCTGCACATGTCCGTCCTTGCCGGGAAAGAGGACATTGAACGCTTTCAAGGTGGTGCTTGA
- the mobL gene encoding relaxase MobL, giving the protein METIQTRGHPDVFLRTKFVNPASKKFRAYLEYMDRDEAIRNAHFSEYSAYIGTYMDNPRKRQLNTDSEKCSALFDGKSDTFSSEEKEKAKRLFQKAQANKSPMWQTVISFKNSFLAEQGIYEPVSGWVDDNRLRAVTRQSMEAMLQNEKMVGSAVWTASVHYNTDNIHIHIAVVEPKPTREKILFHGKQQYRASLHQGTIRKMKSRVANSILNQSEEMKKLHELSRDRIIHGHSKNIFEEDDILKKLFLNLYHTMPKNRRLWKYNMNGLKYQRPMIDDLSKAYIKRYYKADFEKYSSELDKQEKVYRSVYGNGKSSYKDNKIKDLYKRLGNTILKEMLSFDKKRRYIQSHKKGNWLRRRFSAGASIERSLNSSMALMQKAMRADCTNYKAQAAYNELIDSIEAPSDGERR; this is encoded by the coding sequence ATGGAGACTATACAGACGCGGGGACATCCGGATGTGTTCCTGCGAACAAAATTTGTAAACCCGGCAAGTAAAAAGTTCCGCGCCTACTTAGAGTATATGGATCGGGATGAGGCGATTCGCAACGCGCACTTTTCCGAATACTCCGCCTATATCGGAACCTACATGGACAATCCTCGGAAGCGTCAGTTAAACACAGACTCTGAAAAATGCAGTGCACTTTTTGACGGCAAGTCCGATACCTTTTCGTCTGAAGAAAAAGAAAAGGCGAAACGACTTTTTCAAAAAGCACAGGCAAACAAAAGCCCAATGTGGCAAACTGTTATCAGTTTTAAAAACAGTTTTCTTGCGGAGCAGGGAATCTATGAGCCTGTGTCCGGCTGGGTGGATGACAACCGCCTGCGGGCCGTCACCCGCCAAAGCATGGAAGCAATGCTGCAAAATGAAAAGATGGTCGGTTCCGCTGTATGGACGGCGTCGGTTCATTACAACACCGACAATATCCATATTCATATCGCCGTTGTCGAACCAAAGCCCACGCGTGAAAAAATTCTGTTCCATGGAAAGCAGCAGTATAGAGCATCCCTTCACCAAGGTACAATCCGGAAAATGAAGTCGCGGGTTGCGAACAGCATTTTAAATCAATCGGAAGAAATGAAAAAGCTGCACGAACTTTCCAGAGATAGAATCATACACGGACATTCCAAGAACATTTTTGAAGAAGACGACATTTTAAAAAAACTTTTTCTGAATCTGTATCATACGATGCCGAAGAACCGGCGGCTCTGGAAGTACAACATGAACGGATTAAAATATCAGCGGCCCATGATTGACGATTTGTCAAAAGCATATATCAAACGCTACTATAAAGCAGATTTTGAAAAGTATTCTTCTGAACTAGATAAGCAGGAAAAGGTTTACCGATCGGTTTATGGAAACGGAAAAAGCAGTTACAAGGATAATAAAATAAAGGATTTGTACAAACGACTCGGCAATACCATACTGAAAGAAATGCTGTCGTTCGATAAAAAGCGGCGTTACATCCAGTCTCACAAAAAAGGGAACTGGCTGCGGCGCCGCTTTTCTGCGGGTGCGTCTATTGAGCGTTCCCTTAACAGCTCCATGGCGCTGATGCAAAAGGCAATGCGCGCGGACTGTACCAATTATAAGGCACAGGCTGCGTACAATGAACTGATTGACAGCATCGAAGCCCCTTCAGATGGAGAAAGAAGGTAA